A window of Microbacterium hominis genomic DNA:
TTGGTCGCGTCGCCCTCCGCCTCCGCGGCCGCGGCCGCACTCTCGGGCTGTCGGCGCGGGGCCTGCGTCTTCACGGCCTGCGTCCTGGGCGCCGTGGCGATGCGGCCCTTGGTGCCGGCGGGGATGTCGAGCTCCTCGAACAGGTGCGGGCTCGAGGAGTACGTCTCGACGGGCTCGGGCTGGCCGAACTCCAGCGCCCGGTTGATGAGGGCCCACTTGTGCAGGTCCTCCCAGTCCACGAACGTGACCGCGATGCCGGTCTTGCCGGCGCGACCGGTGCGGCCGGCGCGGTGGAGGTAGGTCTTCTCGTCGTCGGGGATCGTGTGGTTGATGACGTGTGTGACATCGTCCACGTCGATGCCGCGGGCGGCGACGTCGGTGGCGATGAGCACGTCCTTCTTGCCCGCCTTGAAGCCCGCCATCGAGCGCTCGCGCGCCTCCTGGCTCATGTCGCCGTGCACGGCGCCCGCGTTGAATCCGCGGTCGTTCAGCTCGTCGACGAGCTTCTGCGCGGCGCGCTTGGTGCGCGTGAAGATCACGGTCTTGCCACGGCCGTCGGCCTGCAGGATGCGCGCGATGACCTCGTCCTTGTCGAGCGAGTGGGCGCGATAGACGAGGTGTCGGATGTTCGCCTGCGTCAGGCCCTCGTCGGGGTCGTTCGCGCGGATGTGGATCGGGTTCGACATGAACCGGCGTGCGAGCGCCACGATCGGTCCGGGCATGGTCGCCGAGTAGAGCATCGTGTGGCGGACGGCGGGGATCTTCTGGAAGATCTTCTCGATGTCGGGGAGGAACCCGAGATCGAGCATCTTGTCGGCTTCGTCGAGCACGACCTCGGTCGCGTTCGAGAGGTCGAGCAGGCGCTGGTTCGCCAGGTCGATGAGGCGACCCGGGGTGCCGACGACGATCTGCGCACCGGCCTTCAACTGCTCGATCTGGCCCTCGTAGGCCTTTCCGCCGTAGATGGCGACGACGCTCGTGGAGCGGTTCTCCGTGAGCATGTCGATGTCTTCGTAGACCTGGACGGCCAACTCGCGGGTGGGAACCACGATGAGCGCCTTCACTCCGTGAGCCGGGTCGGCGCCGAGGCGCTGCACGACCGGGATGCCGAACCCGAAGGTCTTGCCGGTGCCGGTCTTGGCCTGGCCGATGATGTCCTGGCCGGGAAGGCCGAGGGGGATCGTCTGCTCCTGGATGGGGAAGGCGTCCTGGATGCCGCGCGAGGCCAGGGCCTCGACGATGTCCGGGTCCACGCCGAGGTCGGCGAAGGTCGTCACGATATGTGCCTGTTCGGTTGAGGGCGGCGTGAGATGCCGCGAAATGGATCCACGCCCTCATTCAGCCGCAGGCGCGGGGCCCCGATCCGTCGCCGGGACGCGATCCAGGATACCCGGCTCTAGGCTGGACCTCGTGGTCAAGTGGTTCTGGCAGCGTCGAGACACCGGCGAGCGGGTGCTCTCGCTGCGCGCGCGAGGCGACTTCGGTGACGCGGTGCGGGTGGACTTCGAGGAGCTCGCCCCCGACATCGACACCTTCCTCGGGCAGGCGGCCTACCTCCAGCTCGGCTATTTCGAGACGCTCAGCGAGCTGATCGCGCTGACCCCGCAGCTCGAGAAGAAGGAGGCGCTCTCGCGGGCCGCCGGGGCGGCGCTGACCAAGCACGAGGCACTCGTCGCGCTGATCCGCGACCGCGGCGAGGACCCGACCGCGCTCATGCTCCCGTTCCGGGAGCCGCTGGACGCCTTCCGCGCCGCCACCCATGGGGTGCACGCGGAGGAGACGATGCTGTCGGTGCACATCACGGCGGGCATGCTCGATGACTTCTACCTCGCCCTCGCCGCGAGCTACGGCGAGACGGGGCGCCGCGTCGCCCGCATCCTGCGTGCCGACTCGGACCGCCAGGCGATCGTCGAGATCATCCGCGAGAGGATCGCCGGCGATGCCGAGTGGAAGTCGCTGCTCGCGATGTGGGGCAGGCGCCTGGTCGGCGACACGCTCCTGATCGCCCGGGCCGCCCTGCGACCGCGCTCCCTGCGTGAGGTCGACGAGGAGAAGGTCGAGCCGGTGTTCACCGAGCTGATGTCGGCCCACTCCCGTCGCATGGACGATATGGGCCTGGCGGCCTGATCAGCCGATCTTCAGGCGGGCGCGCTCGCGCACGTCGTGCGCCGCTCGGGCGCGGGCGAGGAGGATGACCGCGGGGTAGGTGACCGCGAGCGGTGCGATCAGCGCCGCCAGCCACGGCCACACCGTGTCGATGCCGATGCCCGCCCAGGTGAGGGCTGTCCAGGCGAGCCCCGCCGCGACAGCGCCGATCACGGGCGCGAGCACCACGCCGCGGGTGTCGCGTCGGTCGATGTGGAAGTGCACCCCGACGCCGAGGGCGGCGCCGAGGATGAAGGCGAGGAGGATCTGCACGGTCGGCTCAGGCGACGAAGCCGACGCGGCGGGACTCTTCGGTGCCCAGTTCGATGTACGCGAGCCCGGCCGTGGGGACGATGTAGGAGTTCCCCTTCACATCGGAGAACGTCACGTGCGTCGCCGCCGCGTCCAGCGCGGTCGCGATCGACTTCTTGACGTCTGCTGCCGGCTCGTTGGTCTCGAAGCTGAGCTCGCGTCCGGTGTTGGCGATTCCGATGCGGATCTCCACGTGACTGCCTTTCTCACGACTGGGCGCCCCGGGGGTCCGGTGCATGGCCACTCTACGACACCGCTCCGGTGCCGACGGCGGCGGGTCGCACGCTCTGGGCGAACGCCGCGCCCGCGGCGCGGATGTCGGTGGGGGAGCGCTAGCGTCGATGCCATGACCCCCGGAGCCGCCCCCGACTCCTCCGCCGATCTCGACACCGCGCAGCGCTCGGTCGTCCGCCTTCCCATCACGGCATGCGGTGTGGTGCTCGGCGCGCCCGGCACCGGCAAGACTGCGACGCTGCGCGAGCGCGTCGCGTGGATGCTGCGCGACGGCGGGCTGCGTCCGGAGGAGCTGCTCGTCCTCACGCCGACCCGGCAGACCGCGACGGCGCTGCGCGACCTGCTGGCGACCGGGCTCGACATCGCCACCCCCGGTCCGCTGGCCAGATCGACGGCGTCCTTCGCCTTCCAGCTGGTGCGCGCCGCCGCCGTGGCGGCAGAGGAGGAGGTGCCCCGGCTGCTCACCGCGGGTGATCAGGATCGGATCATCGCGGAACTGCTCGCCGGCGACGACGAAGATGCCGCGCAGGGCGCCGACCGCTGGCCGTCCGCCCTCGGACCCGCCGTGCGCGGTTCCCGCGCCTTCCGCGCGGAGCTGCGCGCGCTCGCGGCGCAGTGCGCCGATCTCGGCGTCGCGCCGCGGCAGCTGGCGCAGCTGGGCGTGCAGCACGGCATCCCCGCGTGGCAGGCGGCCGGCGCCTTCTTCACCGACTATCGGTACGCCCTCTCGCGCATGCGCGCGGCGCACCGCGATCCGGCCGAGCTGCTGCACGAGGCCGCCGGGCTGCTGGCCGGCGCCTCCGCCGAGCGGATCGGCCCCGCCGCGCAGCTGCGTGTGCTGCTCGTCGACGACGCGCAGGAGCTCACCCGCGGAGGCATCGCCCTGCTCGAGGCCGCGCGGCGGCGGGGGCTCGCCGTGCTCGCCTTCGGCGACCCCGACATCGGGTCGGGCGGTTTCCGGGGGCCAGCCCCGAGCTGTTCGAGGAGCTGGTGCGACTGCTGGGGGGCGCCGTGCACGTCCTCGACGGCGCGCACCGCGCCGCAGCCGGACTCACCCGCCTCACGCGCACGGTCACGTCCGCGATCGGCGCGGGCGGCCGGGTCGACCACCGCCGGCCGCCCGCACCGCCGATCCAGGACGACACGTCGGTGACGGCGGTCGTCGCGGCGTCGCCGTTCGAAGAGGTCGACCGCATCGCCCGCATCCTGCGCACCTGGCACGTCATCGACGGGATCCCCTGGGACGACCTGGCGGTCATCGCCCACGACACGCGCCAGGTCGCGCACCTCGAGGTCGAGCTCGCCGCACGCGAGGTGCCCACGCGCGCGGCGAGCGTGCCCCGGCCGCTCGGACGCGAAGACGCCGTGCGCGGACTCGTCTCGCTGGTCGCGCTCGGACTCGCACCGGCGCACGCCCGGCATCCCGATGCTCTGGCAGACGCCCTCGTCACGCCGTTCGGCGGTCTCGACGCGGTCGGCCTGAGGCGTCTGCGCGCGCGCCTGCGCATCGCCGAACTCGCCGAGGGCGGCACCCGGCCGGCGGCGGAGCTCCTGGCCGAGGCGATGGCCCAGCCCGCGCACCTGACGATGATCGACGCGCGCGAGGCGCGCCGCGCCGAGCGGCTCGCCGGCACGCTGTCGCGCGTCCACGACGAGGGCGCGCGCGGCGCGACGATCCACGAGCTCCTGTGGATCGTGTGGGAACGATCCGGGCTCGAGGCGCAGTGGTCCCGCGAGGCGAACGGCACCGGGCCGGTCGCCGAATCCGCGGCGCGATCGCTCGACGCCCTCGTCGCCCTGTTCGGCGCCGCCAAGCGCGCGGTCGAGCGCGCCCCCGAAGAAGGGCCGGCGCGCTTCATCCGCGAGATCCTCGACAGCGAGGTCCCGGAGGACATGCTCACGGCGCCGGAGCGCAGCGGGACCGTGTCGCTGCTCACTCCGGCTGCGGCGCTGGGCACGGAGTTCGAGGCGGTCGTGGTGGCCGGGGTTCAGGACGGAGTGTGGCCCAACACCCGCCTGCGCGGCGGACTGCTCGAAGGCTGGCGTCTCGGCGACGCCGTCGCCGGCTCCGCGACCGCACCCGGAGTGCTCGATCGGCGCAGGACCGTGCTCCACGAAGAGCTGCGGCTGTTCGTGCGGGCGATCTCCCGTGCCCGCAGCCATGTCGTGGTCTCGGCCGTCGACGACGACGACCTCGGAGTGAGCGGCCTGTTCGCGTACCTTCCGGACCCGGTCGACGATGACGCCGCGGGCCACCCGCTGACCCTGCGCGGGCTGGTGGCGCAGCACCGGCGCACGCTCACGACCGCGGTGACGGCGGCCGAGCGCGCGGACGCCGCCGCCCAGCTGGCGCTCCTCGCCGACGCCGGCGTCGCCGGCGCGTCCCCGGCGATCTGGTTCGGCGTGTCCGGGCCCACCACCCTCGCTCCGCTCCATGACCTCGATCGCGCCCCGGTGCGGGTCTCGCCGTCGCGGCTGGAGGGGTTCGAGGCGTGCGGACTGGACTGGGCGATCCGTGCGCTCGGGGGCGACACGCGTTCGTTCTCGTCCGGACTGGGCACGATCCTCCACGCCGCGATGGAGGAGGCCCCCGACGGCGACCTCGAGCGGCTTCGCGCGGTGGTCGACCGGCGCTGGGGCGAGCTCGAGTTCGAGGCGCCGTGGCTGCGCGCGCAGGAGCGCGCGTGGGCGGACACGCTCATCGGGCGGCTCCATGTGTACCTGCGCCGCGTCGAGCGCGAGGGCGGACGGCCCGTGGGTGCGGAGGCTCGATTCCGGCTGGCGGTGGACCTCGGCGACGACACCAGCGCGCCCCGCGTGCGCACGCTCGACGACGCGGACCCCGCTCCCGGCCACGCGGCGGTGCTCAGCGGGTCGATCGACCGCGTCGAGGAGTATCCGCCCGGCCGGGGTGAGGATCTCCCCGTCGCCGCGCCCTCCGACGGCCCGCGCGTTGTGGTCGTCGATCTCAAGACCGGTCGTTCAGAGCAGCGGGTCTCGGCTGCGAAGGTCGTCGACGACGCGCAGCTGGCCGCCTACCAGCTCGCGGTGGCAGCGGGGGTCATCGAGGGTGTCGACGGTCTGGAGAACGCCGGCGCCCGGCTGCTCGTGCTCTCCCGCACGCTCAAGGGGACGCATTACCGCATCGCGCATCAGGCGCCCATGACGGCGCAGGAGCGCGAGGCGTTCACACGCCGCATCGCGGACGATGCCCGGGGGATGGCGGCATCCACGTTCGTCGGCAACCTCGACACCCACTGCAACGACGATAGCTTCGCGGTGTGCCGACTGCACACCGTCAAGGCGGTGAGCGCATCGTGACGGCCCCCGCACTCCTGGACGAGCCCCGCTGGCGGGGCGAGCACGCCCTGTCCGCGGCGGTCCTCGCACAGGCGCTCGGACTTCCCGAGCCGACCGACGATCAGCGCGCGGTCATCCAGGCGCCTCCGTCGCCCGCGCTGGTGATCGCCGGGGCCGGCAGCGGCAAGACGGAGACCATGGCGGGTCGTGTGGTCTGGCTCGTGGCCAACGGACACGTCCGCCGAGACGAGGTGCTCGGTCTGACCTTCACCCGCAAGGCGGCCGGCGAACTGGCCGAGCGCATCGAGGCGCGGCTCGCACGCGTCGACGAGTACGGGCGACGGGGCCTCCTGCCCCACCTGCCCGATCTCGCCGCCGCGGGCGACCTGGCCCGGCTGTGGGAGACGGTGTCGGCGCAGCCGGTCCGGCAGCGCGGCGCCGCGCTCGCGGCCGCCCTCGACGCGCTGGCCGCCGCGCGCGGCGCGATCGTGCCCGACGACGAGGCACCCGGCGAATCCCTGCTCCTGCGGGCGCGGGTGTCGACGTACAACGCCTTCGCCGACGGCATCGTGCGCGAGCACGCCGCGCGCATCGGCCGTGAGTCGGAGATGGCGCTGCTGAGCCAATCCGGCTCCTGGCTGACCGCGCGCGGAGTCGTCATCGCCTCGCTCGACGAGCGCCTCGCCGAGCGCGAGGATCGCTTCGGCACCGTCGTCGACGCGGTGCAGACCCTCGCCGGCGAAGTCCTCGACAATCGCGCCGGGCTCGACGAGCTGTCCGACTTCGGATCCCGCTGGGCCGACGCGCTCGCACCGCTGACGAACCCGGCCCTGGCTTCGCCCGGCGACATCGAGAAGTTCCACGTGTCGATGAGCGGACTCCCGGTGCTGGCCGGTCTCGTGCGCGACTACGCCGCGGCCAAGCACGCGCGGGGCGCTCTCGACTTCGCCGATCAGGTCGCCGGCGCCCTGGAGATCGTGCAGGCCGCCCCCGACGTCGTGGCGCAGCTGCGCGACCAGTACCGTGTCGTGCTGCTCGACGAGTACCAGGACACCTCGGTGCTGCAGACGGAGCTGCTGGGGGCGATCTTCCGCGACACAGCGGTCATGGCGGTGGGCGATCCGCACCAGTCGATCTACGGGTGGCGCGGCGCCAGCGCCGACAATCTGCGTATGTTCCCGACCGCCTTCGCGACGCAGACCCGGTGCGAGCGGTTCGCGCTGATGATCAGCTGGCGCAACGATCTGAAGATCCTCGACGCCGCCAATGCCCTCATCGAGGGCGTCGCCGCCGACGTGCCCCCGCTGGTGGGCCGTCCGGGAGCCGGCGACGGCCGCGTCGGCTGCGCTTTCCCGCAGACGATCGAGCATGAGGCCGCGGAGGTGGCCGAATGGTTCGCGCGTGTGCGCGAGCGGCACCAGCAGAGCTCGGATACGCCCCACTCGGGAGCGATCCTCTTCCGTGCCAAGCGCCACATGTCGACTTTCGCCGACGCGCTGGCCGCGCGCGGCATCCCGCACCGCATCCTCGGGCTCGGCGGGCTGCTGTCCACTCCCGAGGTCGTCGACGTCGTGGCGGCTCTGCGCGTGATCAGCGATCCCGCCGCGGGCTCATCGCTGATCCGGCTGCTGGTCGGGCCGCGGTTCGGGATCGGCGTGGCCGACATGGCCGCGCTGCACGAACTCGCCGTGTCGCTCGCGCAGCGGGACGAGTCGTTCGGCCGGCTTCCGGACGAGCTGCTGCGCCGGCTTCGGGTCTCGGTCGGCGTCGATGAGCAGGTGTCGATCATCGACGCACTGGACGTGGTGCGCGCGGTGCCCGCCGAGTACGGCATGCTCTCGTCGTTCACCGCGGAGGGGGTGCGCCGTCTGAAGGACGCCGGCGCGGTGTTCGAGCGTCTTCGCGCGGGCGCGGGCCAGCCGATTCCCGAGCTCATCCGCTCGATCGAGCTCGAGCTGCTGCTGGACATCGAGCTCGCCGCGAACGAGACCCGGGGGCCCGCGCGGCTCGCCTCCGCCCAGCTGCGCTCGTTCGTCGACGAGGTGCGCACCTTCCTCGCCGCCGATGAGCGGGGATCGATCGGCAGCCTCCTCGCCTGGCTCGACCACGCCGAGGAGACCGACGAGCTGATGCCGCGCCCTGAGCCGCCCGAGCCGGGGGTCGTGCAGCTGCTGACGATCCACGGGTCGAAGGGCCTCGAATGGGATGCCGTCGCGGTCGTGCGCCTCGTGAAGGAGGAATTGCCCAAGCGGCCGCGGACCACGCTCGGCTGGCTCGGCTTCGGTGTGCTGCCGTATCCGTTCCGCGGCGATCGCGATGCGCTGCCGCACCTGGATTGGACTCCCGAATCAGGGGGCACGCGCAGCGAGCTGCAGAAGGCGATCACGGCGTTCAAGTCCGCGGGCCGCGCATACCAGGAGGCGGAGGAGCGCCGTCTCGCCTACGTGGCTGTGACCCGCGCCCGCGGCGACCTGCTCCTGACGGGGTCCCAGTGGGGTGGCCAGAAGGACGCGCGCACCCCCTCGCCCTACCTCGTCGAGATGATCGCTGCGCTCGGGCTCGACCCGATCGACCTCGATGACGCCGGGGAGAACCCGTACGAAGGGCGGCAAGGGGCGACCCTGCGGTGGCCGCTCGACCCTCTCGGTGCCCGGGCCGAGAGGGTGCGTGCGGCCGCCGACATGGTCGCCGCCGCCCTCGAGAGACCCGACCGGGCCGAACCCGACCCGCAGCTGGACCGCCTCCTGCGCGAGCGGGCCGCGCGCGCGATGCCGATCGTGCCCCACGCGCCGCCGCGCGTGGCCGCGTCACGTTTCAAGGACTTCGTCGACGACTTCTCGGCGACGGCGCGCTCGATCATCCGTCCTCTCCCGGAGCGCCCGTATCGGCAGACGCGCATCGGCACCCTCTTCCACGCGTGGGTGGAGCATCGGTCGGGGCTCGCCGGACGGGGCTCGTCGCTCGACGACGGCCTCTGGGAGATCGACGAAGACGACGCGCCGCTCAGTGACGCCGCGCTGGCCGATGAGGGCCAGCTGGCCCGCCTGCGAGAGACCTTCCTCGCGTCGGAGTGGGCGGATCTGGCACCCCTGGAGGTCGAGACGGAGATCGACGTGACCCTCACGGGCGCCGAGGGACTCCTCACCGTGATCTGCAAGCTCGACGCGGTCTACCGCCGCGGCGGGCGCATCGAGATCGTCGACTGGAAGACGGGCCGCCCGCCCGCGTCCGACGCCGAGCGCGACGAGAGGATGCTGCAGCTCGCCCTCTACCGCGTCGCGTACCACAAGAGGCACGGCGTGCCGCTCGAGGAGATCGACGTGGCCCTGTACTACGTCGGAGATGATCTCGTGATCCGCTCGGATCGGGTCTACTCGGAGGAGGAGCTCGTCCAGCGCTGGAATGCCGCCCGCGAGGCTCGTTCGGCGTCGCGCGCGGCGGTCACATGATCGGGATCGTCACGGAGCATCGCAAGATCGAGGGGCTGCGTCTCCTCGGGGTCGCTCGACCCGCCCGACGCGCCCCGGCCGGTCGGCTCGCTCTGCGCCGCGGGGGCCATCCCTTCCACGGCGGTGACCGGCCCGGATCCGCCGGCGTCCTCCGCCCACAGCGCGAGCTCGTCAGCGCTGTAGGCGTCCGTCTGCATCGAGGTGTCGACGGCGGGACCGGCGCCCGGGGTCTGGGCGAGCAGCGCCAGTGCGTCATCGACGTCGAGCGCGGCATCCTCCACGAGATCGGCGGCTCCGACGGAGTCCGACAGGGTCCGCAGAAGCTCGGCCGCATCGGCGACGATGTCGGCGCGATCGGAATCGTGGCCGTGCAGCAGCCAGCGGCCGAACTCGAGCTCCGCGTACAGCCGTGCGCGATCGCGCAGGTGCGCGTCCGGGGCGCGACCGCTCCCGATCGCATAGGCCGCGTACACGTCTTCGGCGGCGTCGGGGGCTGAGGCGAGCCACTGCAGGTCGATGGCCGGATCGCCCAGCGACAGCCCGTGCCATTCGAGCACGCCGGTCACCTGGGGACTCCGTCGAGGTCCTGGAACAGGAACGCCGTCGAGGCCGCACCGCCCAGGACGACGGCCGACTCGAATCGCCACAGCCGGTCGGCGGCGACCGCCGCGCTCCACCGCGCGATGAGCGGCACGGGCATCGTCGGCAGGCTGGACACGCGGTCGATGAGCCGGGAGATGTCATCGCGCACCTGCTGCGGGGTGCGCGCCGGCAGCCCCTCCGCGTGCACCACCGACGACGGCAGTGCATGGATCGCCGCCAGCGCCGCACCCAGGGACTCGGCGGCGCCGCGGCCGGGCGGCAGGTGTGCGGGCTCGACGCGGTAGCCGGGCAGGAAGTCGACGACGAGCGCCCGCGACCCGGCGAGCGATGACTCACCCAGCAGATCCGGCGCGCGGAAGGGGAGGAGGCGGCGCACGCCGGCGGTCAGGGCGCGAAGCGCCCGCGCCTGCGCGGCGAGCTCGGCATCGATCGACGGGTCGGCGGCGACCCGCACGACGACGCGTCGGCCGTCCGCGAGTTCGGCGACGGCGCAGTCGTAGCGACCGGACGTGCCCTCGGTCAGCGCGCCGACACCGACGACGCCGACCTCGGGCAGGGCGGAGGTGACGGACGCGGCTAGAGTGAGGGGTGAGCGTGCCATGTGCCCAGGGTAGGTCGGGCGCGAGCGTGGACACTCGCGCCACGCCCTGGCTGTCGGACCGGCGGCCCGGCTCGTCGATGGCCCATGTTGTGCGGATTGTGCAGGGAGAGTCGTGTGACGCCGACCGATCACCCCTCTCCGGCCTTGGCCCGGGGCACGCTCGATCGTCGAGGCGACGAGCGCTTCCGCGACGGCCTTCTCGCATCCCTGCGCGCCGATGAGGCGACGCGCGTGCTCGTGCTCAGCGGCGACACCGCGCCGCTGTCCGGCTCGGGCGCGCTCCTCTGGGTCGCGCCCGCCGATGCGCCCGCCGATGCCGAGTGGGCGCTGCTCGGACGGGATGCACAGGGCACCGCGCACCTGGTCGCCGCCCTGGACGCGTCGGACGGCGAGCCCTTCGCGGCGCCCGCCGGGTGGGCGGGCCTGCGCAGCGTGGGTGCCGCGCTGTCGGCGGGCGATGCGGGGGCGATGGTCGAGGCGGTGAGTCTGGCGCGCTGGCTCCACGACGCGCGGTTCTGCCCCGCCTGCGGCGCGCGCGCCGTGCTCGGCGACGCCGGCTGGTCCCGGCGCTGCCCGGCGTGCTCCCGCCAGCACTTCCCGCGCACCGACCCCGCCGTGATCGTCGCTGTGACCTCCGCGGCCGATCCCGACCGCCTGCTGCTCGGGGCGAACGCCGTGTGGTCCGGCGAGCGGTACTCGTGCTTCGCCGGCTTCGTCGAGGCGGGGGAGTCGCTGGAGGCGGCGGTGCACCGGGAACTCGAGGAGGAAGCCGGCGTCACGGTCGGCGATCTGCGCTACCGCGGCTCGCAGGCGTGGCCGTACCCGCGTTCGCTGATGCTCGGGTTCCTCGCGACCGCGGTCGAGGACGCTGCCGCACGGCCGGACGGCGAGGAGATCGTGGCGGTGCGCTGGTTCACGCGCGAGGAGATCGGCGCCGCCCTGCGCGGCGAGGGCGGCATCCAGTTGCCCGGGCAGGCGTCGATCGCACATACGCTCATCAGCGACTGGTACGCGGGGAGCCGATGAACGATCGTGCCCTGGCCGGCCTCGACGAGCGGCAGCGCGAAGCGGCGAGCCTGCTGCGCGGACCGGTCGCCGTGCTCGCCGGTGCCGGCACAGGCAAAACGCGGGTCATCACGCACCGCATCGCGCACGGCGTCGACACCGGGGCCTACTCGCCCGGCCGCGTCATGGCGGTCACCTTCACCGCCAAGGCAGCGGGAGAGATGCGCGGGCGCTTGCGCCGTCTGGGCGTCGACGGCGTCGCGGCCCGCACCTTCCACGCGGCCGCGCTCGCTCAGCTGAACTTCTTCTGGCCGACCGTCGCCGGCGATTCCGTGCCCTCGATCGTCGACAACAAGGTGCGCCTGCTCGCCCATGCCGCCGACACCATCGGTCTGGACCCCGACACGTCGACGCTGCGCGACGTCGCGGCGGAGATCGAGTGGCGCAAGGTGACGATGCGCTCGATCTCCGACTACGCCGCAGCGCGCCCGCAGGGCGTGGGCCGCCTGGGCGTCGACCGCGTGGTGGCACTGCATGGCGCGTACGAGAAGCTCAAGGACGAGCGGCGTCAGCTCGACTTCGAGGACGTGCTCCTGGCGTGCGCCGGGATGCTCGAGGCCGAGCCCTCGGTCGCCCGCGCCGTCCACGAGCAGTACCGTCACTTCACCGTCGACGAGTTCCAGGATGTCTCGCCGCTGCAGCATCGCCTGCTCGAGCTCTGGGTCGGCGACCGGCGCGACCTCTGCGTCGTCGGCGATGCGAGCCAGACCATCTACTCGTTCGCCGGCGCCGATCCGCGCTACCTGCTCGACTTCGCGCGTCATCACGACGGCGCGCGGGTCGTGCGCCTGGAGACCAACTACCGCTCGGCCGACCGCGTGCTCGCCGTCGCGAACGAGCTCATGCGCAATCGCCCGGGCGCCCTCCACCTCGTCGCCGCCGAGAGAGAATCGCCCGACAGCGGGGGTGAGTCGGGGAGCCAGAATCCCGTGCCCACCGTCACCGCCTTCGACGATGACGCCGAGGAGGCGCGGGCGGTGGCCGCTCGGATCGCGGCGCAGATCGGCGCGGGCGCCGACCCGCGGCAGATCGCCGTGCTGTATCGCGCGCACTCCCAGTCTGCGGAGATCGTCGCCGCGCTCGCCGACGCCGGAATCGCCGCGACGGTCCTCGGCGGTCGACGCTTCTTCGACATGCCCGAGGTGCGGCAGGCGATCATGGCGCTGCGCGGCGCGGCGGTCGCGCCGCAGGAGCGCGGGTTCCTCGACGCCGTGCGCGACGTGCTGCGCTCGCTCGGTCTCAGCGACGATCCGCCCGAGGCGCGCGGCGCTCTGCGCGAGGCGTGGGAGGCGCGGGCGGCGCTGCTGCGTCTGGCTCAGGAGGCGCCTGCCGGCACCACGCTGCGGGCGTTCACCGACGAGCTCGCCGCGCGGGCACGCGCCCACGATGAGCCGGCGCTGCAGACGATCACCTTGGCGACCCTCCACGCGGCCAAGGGGCTCGAGTGGGATCACGTGCACCTCATCGGGCTCGCCGAGGGGCTCCTGCCGATCGGCTACGCCACCACCTTCGAGCAGGTCGATGAGGAGCGACGCCTGGCCTACGTCGGGATCACGCGGGCTGCGCGGTCGCTGACGCTGTCGTGGGCGCGGGGAGCGCGTGCGCGGATGCCGAGCCGCTTTCTTCGAGAGATCGGCAGCGGCAGTCTTCGTGCGGTCTCAGCGTCCGCCACGAGCGGCGCAGCGACCCGGTCCGCAGCGTCACCGACCGGCTCGAGAGCGCGGTCGGGCGCCCGCTGACCGCGTCGGCCGACCAGTCGCGGACATCGGCGCGCGCAACCTGCGCAGCCTCTGCCAGGAGGACCGCCGCGACGACGCCGGCCTCGCTCGCGCGGGACGCCGTGATCCGCGGAGGTGCGAGTGCCAGAAGCTGCGCCGCGAGGTGCGGCCAGGCCGGATCAGCCGCGCGCCGACGCGCGACGTCGCACGACACGCAGGGGGTGCGGCCCGGCACGATGATCGGTCCGACCTCGGTGCGCTCGGGGCCGAACACCACCGGCAGGTGCGGAATGTCGTGCGACATGTACGGCACCGTGCGCCGCGGATCGAGGAGGTGGTGGGCCACGAGGACGGTTGCGGCGTCGTCGATCGCGGGCCGGGAGGCGCGCTGGGGGACGTGCGCGACGATCTCCACCGTATGCCCCGCGTCGGCGACCGCGTAGGAGAGGGCGTCGGCGACGTCGGGGGCGAGGTCGGCGGGGACTTCGATCCGCACGCGTGTCGCAGGTGCCGTGCGC
This region includes:
- a CDS encoding ATP-dependent helicase, which produces MNDRALAGLDERQREAASLLRGPVAVLAGAGTGKTRVITHRIAHGVDTGAYSPGRVMAVTFTAKAAGEMRGRLRRLGVDGVAARTFHAAALAQLNFFWPTVAGDSVPSIVDNKVRLLAHAADTIGLDPDTSTLRDVAAEIEWRKVTMRSISDYAAARPQGVGRLGVDRVVALHGAYEKLKDERRQLDFEDVLLACAGMLEAEPSVARAVHEQYRHFTVDEFQDVSPLQHRLLELWVGDRRDLCVVGDASQTIYSFAGADPRYLLDFARHHDGARVVRLETNYRSADRVLAVANELMRNRPGALHLVAAERESPDSGGESGSQNPVPTVTAFDDDAEEARAVAARIAAQIGAGADPRQIAVLYRAHSQSAEIVAALADAGIAATVLGGRRFFDMPEVRQAIMALRGAAVAPQERGFLDAVRDVLRSLGLSDDPPEARGALREAWEARAALLRLAQEAPAGTTLRAFTDELAARARAHDEPALQTITLATLHAAKGLEWDHVHLIGLAEGLLPIGYATTFEQVDEERRLAYVGITRAARSLTLSWARGARARMPSRFLREIGSGSLRAVSASATSGAATRSAASPTGSRARSGAR